In one window of Oncorhynchus gorbuscha isolate QuinsamMale2020 ecotype Even-year linkage group LG23, OgorEven_v1.0, whole genome shotgun sequence DNA:
- the LOC124011284 gene encoding uncharacterized protein LOC124011284: MPKLTLIRLCFWLCLAGAVVSGDHKVGGELVLTPDKSTVSDPITSILWKHGKNKVADWDKDFGGLDIYGAFKERTTLDQTTGELRISGLKKTDSGVYSVEFNSKLLDQTYTLSVIKAVPKPTITSSCNPDKTSCTLTCDGNTTDAEPVTYSWKVGEGAWQDLDKQINVNKSDTGKSTNSYKYICKMKNPVSEEVSDPIGQGFGQKAVPKPTITYTCSTDNICTLTCEGDTTDAESVTYSWKVGEGAWEVIGKQLIVSKSDTGKSTNSYKYICKLKNSAGEEEVSDPVGSVFGPEPSEVGGGGIVGVVVIIAIVALVAVITVWLVWKKKKEYPQDTWIDFLRKYCGGMCGVPLTPNTETGEDGADKAGKGPGNEEANLMMESKDHQ; encoded by the exons ATGCCTAAACTAACGCTCATCAGATTGTGTTTCTGGCTTTGTCTGGCGGGAGCGGTGGTCTCCGGAG ATCATAAAGTGGGAGGTGAGCTCGTGTTGACGCCGGACAAGTCCACAGTGTCTGACCCCATCACAAGCATCCTATGGAAGCATGGGAAGAACAAGGtggcagactgggacaaggattTTGGTGGTCTGGACATCTATGGTGCCTTCAAAGAGCGTACAACCCTGGACCAGACTACTGGAGAGCTGAGAATCAGTGGATTGAAGAAAACAGACAGTGGAGTTTATTCTGTGGAGTTTAACAGCAAACTGCTTGACCAGACATATACACTGTCTGTTATCA AGGCAGTCCCCAAACCCACAATCACTTCTTCCTGTAACCCAGACAAAACctcctgcactctgacctgtgatggcaacaccactgatgCTGAACCAGTCACCTACAGCTGGAAAGTGGGAGAGGGGGCATGGCAGGACTTAGACAAACAGATTAATGTCAATAAGAGTGACACTGGCAAATCAACCAACAGTTACAAGTACATCTGCAAAATGAAAAACCCTGTTAGTGAAGAAGTCAGTGATCCAATTGGACAAGGGTTTGGTCAAA AGGCAGTCCCTAAACCCACAATCACTTATACCTGCAGCACAGACAACATCTGCACTCTGACCTGTGAAGGCGACACCACTGATGCTGAATCCGTCACCTACAGCTGGAAAGTGGGGGAGGGGGCGTGGGAGGTCATAGGAAAACAGCTGATTGTCTCTAAGAGCGACACTGGCAAATCAACCAACAGTTACAAGTACATCTGCAAGCTGAAGAACTCTGCTGGAGAAGAGGAAGTCAGTGATCCAGTTGGATCGGTGTTTGGTCCAG aGCCTTCTGAAGTCGGTGGTGGTGGGATTGTTGGTGTTGTCGTCATTATAGCCATTGTAGCGCTTGTTGCCGTCATAACAG TTTGGTTGGTGTGGAAGAAGAAAAAAG AATATCCCCAAGACACCTGGATTGACTTTTTGAGAAAGTATTGTGGTGGAATGTGTG GGGTTCCGTTAACGCCCAACACCGAAACGGGGGAAGATGGCGCAGACAAAGCTGGAAAGGGGCCGGGGAATGAAG AAGCCAACCTGATGATGGAGTCGAAAGACCACCAATAA